A segment of the Polyodon spathula isolate WHYD16114869_AA chromosome 1, ASM1765450v1, whole genome shotgun sequence genome:
gcaTGGATGGAGcagaatacaggaaaatactgcaagagaatctgcttcagttcgctaaaaaactgaagcttgggaggaaattcaccatTCAACAGGACattgatcccaagcacaaggccaaagcaacattggagtggcgcaagaacaaaaaggtgaatgtcctatagtggcccagtcaaagtcctgatctcaatcccattgagaatctgtggtactatttgaaaattacggtccacaagcgtcgtccaaccaatctgaacaacgtggagcaaatctgccaagaagagtgggccaaaatcactccgacactgtgtgcaaagctggtacatactttaccccaaaagacttaaagcagttatagcagtgaaaggtggctctaatgtgtgggggttgaatacttatgcaagcaagatatttcagttttttatttttcttaaaaatatttcccaacataaaaccaatgtcaccttacaataattgattttgagttgaagtgttttaaaataaaatatcaaacagaacgaaatttcagtgtaccatttgtaatttggtaatatgagagaattggtcagtggtctgaatacttttgcaaggcaactgtgtgtgtgtatatatatgtgtatatatatatatatatatatatatatatatatatatatatatatatatatatatatatatatatatatatatatatatatatataacacacacacacacagtactgtgcaaaagttttaggcaggtgtgaaaaaatgctgtaaagtaagaatactttcaaaaatagacatgttaatagattatatttatcaattaactgaATGCATAGTGAGTGaacaaagaaaaatctaaatcaaatccatatttggcgtgaccaccctttgccttcaaaacagcatcaattcttctaagtacacttgctcaaagtctgggattttgtaggcatatagtcaggtgtatgattaaacagttatacgaaacaggtgctaatgatcatcaattcaatatgtaggttgaaacacaatcattaactgaaacagaaacagctgtgtaggaggaatacaactgggtgaggaacagccaaactcagctaacaaggtgaggttgctgaagacagtttactgtcaaaagtcatacaccctagcaagactgagcacagcaacaagacacaaggtagttatactgcatcagaaaggtctctcccaggcagaaatttcaaggcagacaggggttttcagatgtgctgtccaagctcttttgaagaagcacgaAGAatcgggcaatgttgaggaccgtagacgcagtgataggccaaggaaacttactgcagcagatgaaagacacatcatgcttacttcccttcgcaatcagaagatgtccagcaatgccatcagctcagaattggcagaaaacagtgaagcatggtggaggttccttgcaagtttggggctgcatttctgcaaacggagttggggatttggtcagaattaatggtctcctcaatgctgagaagtacaggcagacatttatccatcatgcaataacATCAGTggggcatctgattggccccaaatttattctgcagcattacaacgaccccaaacatacagcgaaagtcattaagaactatcttcagcgtaaagaagaacaaggagtcctggaagtgatggtattgcccccacagagccctgatctcaacatcatcgagtctgtctgggattacatgaagagagagaagcaactgaggctgcgtaaatccacagaagaactgtggttagttctccaagatgtttgggtcaacctacctgccgagttccttcaaaaactgtgtgcaagtgtacctagaagaattgatgctgttttgaagcaaagggtggtcacaccaaatattgatttgatgtagatttttcttctgtccactctctttgcatttagttaattgataaatataaactactaacatgtctatttttgaaagcattcttactttacagcattttttcacacctgcctaaaacttgtgcacagtactgtgtgtgtgtataatgtgtatgtatatatatatatatatatatatatatatatatatatatatatatatatatatatatatataatatataaccatTTCAAACATCGAAAACAAATGTAACCAGCCACTATCGCTGTTACAAAAATGTAGCTGTgcctattaaacaaaaaaaaaaaaaggtaaaagtgAGTATtgtcaggggtgtgcaattcattcGCCTGATGCCTGGAACTATAAAATTTACCGCAACAATTTGCCCGTTGgtacttttattattaatacaacttttaaaatgaCGGTATAGttgccttttatatagctgtAGTTCTTTAAATATGTACTGTGCAAATGTAAATGGACAGTCAATAATAAGTACTATTTGGCAAATTACgactgtaaatataatatacagtaatagtGTAAATATGAACCATAAACACATAATTGCATCACTTTTTGAAATAACTCTATCTAAATAGCTTGACAGTTACATGTGATGTctacacagtaaataaatatgtaaggaaaaagctttatatattatattcatagtGTCATCGTACTTTTCTCTTTTCGTGCTTAAGCGAAACGGGAGcaagaacaaataaaaacaaaggctgAGGGAATCCAAGGTGAAATACACAGCACTCAAAACAGAATGTTCAATGACACTGCGAATGTAAGGGAAatgtgaaaacacaaaaaaaaaaaaaaaaaaaaaaaaaaaaaaacttatatatatgGTCGTCTTGTTATTGCCAGCTTCGGTGTGACTGATAAAAGAATCCAACATTCGAAGTAAAATTTGTCTGCGCCACAAATAGTAGTAGGCTAATGAAAGTCACTCAAAATATAGTAATGCAATTCATCCAAAACAAGTTGCACTGCAGCGCTGGCTGTTAACTTTTTTCTCTCCCTCGCTGCTTCCCTACTTGTCATAAAACATTGCAACATTTCTTTCACCACCTCTTTTAAGCCAATCAGGATACACAtcacattttatctgcatttttAATATCGGCATGATAAAAGAAACTGGGTAGAAGTGGAGCCTCAACTGTGTTAACCATGtctcaattttaaataaaaaaaagagcagaAAACATGCAAGGATAAAGGGGAAAAAGAGCAGCAGCCAGCTGTCAgccacaaacaacaaaaaatatgatgAAAATAAGAGTGTTTTAACCTCACTGGAAGGACTTTTGGCCACAGTTAGATCTTAAGGGAAGCCAGTCTGAAGAAGGAGAACCAGTCTCCAAAGTGCATTGTGAGGTTTGCCTGAAATATTCTACAATGTGTGATCAGTTTTGTATTGATCCAATTAAAGCACATGAAACCAGCAAAGCTCACAGGGCATGTTTGTCATGGTACAATCAGGAgattaaaaaatctaattgtgCTGCTGTGGTCACAGTAAGTTCTTCCAGTTCCACAGCTCAACTTGTGGGGTAGCCCCTTATTACACAGGCAATGCACAAATTAAAAAAGGTGGGGGAAAAGTGTTAAGTGATTAAGTGTTATTTAACAATTCATACTTAATTGTGTGGATGTAGGAGACAATTACACCAACAGAAAGAAAGTCTTTGAATTAGGTGTGAGGCAGAAGTCCTTAGACATGACACTAAGGAATTAGTTAGTCGATCAAGGTTCATCTCTTAGCTGATGGGAGTACAGAAAATGCCATACAGGAAACTGCTGGTTAAGGTTGTCAGTGCAGGAAAGCCCTATAGAGTATTGGCAGATCTTGTTCCACTGGAGCATGCACATGCATTAGGTGTACTAGATGGTATTGTTAATGGAATCCAGAAGTTGTCTTGGCAGATTGTCTCAGGAAAAACCAGGTCCAACATTAATATCACAGAATTTTGATAGTGCAGCTGTTCCagtgctactaaaaaaaaaaaaaaaaagttatcccgTTTCTACTCCCATTCCACTGTGTAGCTTACAAGCTTCAGATGGCAATTCTAGATCGTGAAAACCTTGCCTGTCATTACGCAGTTTGAAGAAACTCTGAAgtggatttttacattttactggaATAGTCCAAAAAGGATAAGAGATGCAAAAGAAATTGCAACAGCTATAGATGAAAATTTCGCCCACTTCAGCAATATTAAACAGGTATGGTAGATCTCAAGCAAAGCAAGAGCCTTCAATGCGATTTGGTTCAAGTTGGCAGTGGCACTGATGAGTCAGCAGCTAAGGCAAAGAAGTTCCTTGCTGAAGTCACTAGTGTCGGTTTCATTAAAACACTCTACAGTCTGAGATATCCTAGAGCCAGTATCCTGTCTCAGAATTCTTTCATTCTAATGACCTACTGTTGTTACATGTCCAGCCTGCAGTAGAGAAGTGTTCTTAAGGTTAGTAGAACTGAAGAGTGACTCTGGTGTACACATGCAATAGTTTAATAAGATGTACCACCCAGAAGAAAGTAAGTTCGGGGATGATTCAGCTGAGATCCAATTGTCTGGTCACTGACCCCCAGCAGCCAGTTTAACAAGTAATGTTAGACTTATTGATAGCATGGTCAAATACATTGAAAGGTTTTCCAACTTCAACTGCATGCCAGCTCAGGGATTCAGCTTTTTTGACTACAAGTTGTGGCCAGAAAGTAGAGAAGAGCTCAGCTCATATGACAAATTTGATATTCAACAAATCCTAGTCCATTTTGATGCCCTTTTCACTGAGGGGGGGAAGGCTGCAAGTGTGGAGTTTAGTGACATATGGCATATGACATACCAGTTCTACCTACATACTCTACCATGCTGTCAACAAGCCTCTTGAGCTGGTGGAGATGTTTACATTGCATTTGTCAACAGCCGAAGTAGAACATAGTTTTCATCCACAATTGTCATAAAGAGCCCCTTACGGACACTGCTTAATCAGGACATCTTGCAATATTTGATGCTTCTTAAGATTGAGGGGCCTGAATTTGAGGAGTACGACCCAAGCAGAGCTATTGAATACTAGCTAACCTCTGGTGGCACTTGAATCTTTTTAGTTTCTTTAATCTACTTTTTGCCTAGTGTTGTGCACAAAAAACTAGATGTGCTTAGTTATAGCAAGAATATTTGGACtgcttttaagttttttttgcTTTCAGGCTGGATGAGCGCAGCAATTTTGACGtagtttttaaattttctttttttttttgcgcagcAATTTGTTATTGTTCATTGTTGAATAAAAGCAAAGCCATAAAAGTTAGATttgatttttgtgtgttttgtgggacACTGAGCAGGCAAGTAGATTTTAGAGCATTTTGTCCCTTGAACaagatttttttcagaaattggcCACCTCtgattgtgatttattatttatgtttaccagagcatttatacttctaaaaaacacaaagattgtgcttcagtgattttagtattcaattgtacaagaagttgaaaacagcaaagttcatgagcaTTATATAGATGTTTGTTTACTCGTAACAGTAAGTGATAGTTCAGTTATATTTATTGTCTGTTACAGTAGCTGATgtgttcagtacaaaaaaaaatacatgtctaGTCATAGTGGATCTGTAGACATTTAGTTAATAAGAACTGTCTCAAACTCAGCATCATAGGATAGCTAGTATCCTGTGGTTAAGATCTGCTGAAAGAAAAAACCTTACAGATGGGGTTGATTAATTATTGATGCTTCAATTAGAACTGCCTGTATTTGTTTCCATGCTGATGTGAGGTAAGCACACATGAGTTTAATTATGCAGAACACATTTAGCTGTAAAGATTTATTTACCTGAACTGAAATGCAAATTTTGCTGGTACTGTAGTTGAGTAGAAAAATAAAACGATCACTGTTCCAAAACTGGCTATTGCAGTCTACTGTATGCCCTAGTATGGATCATTAATAATAGAgtaaatatcttaaaaaaaaaaaaaaaaaaaaaaaaaaaaaaaatatatatatatatatatatatatatatatatatatatatatatatatatatatatatatatatatatatatatatatatatatatatatatatatatatatatatatatatatatatattatatatatatacatatatatatatatatatatatatataatatatatatattatatatatatatatgtatatatataatatatatatatatatataatacaatatatatataatatatatatataatatagacaaCAGATTTAATATGGAGTCCTTGCCATTCTATAAACacatacaatacaaattatttacAGGTGTACATCTTATAAGGGCTGACTGGGAACAAAAgatgtgaaaatgtgtgtgtacacTTTCAGACATTGTGTGCAAATGTGATTTTAGGTCTGAAAGGATAGGCTACATAATGACCTTTTAGAGCAGAGGTTTGATTGTAACTTTTCATAATTTACTTGTATTCATTTGTAGAGCTAGTTGATTGGACTGAATTTCTTGTTTTACAAGCCAATCAATATACATTGAATTAAAcattcacatgtttttaaaaaatatgtagtttACATTGAACAGTTATCATGCTTTTGTAAATACCCATTGTGTATGTTTTTAAGTGAGGATATGTCCTACTCTGTGTTCAGTGCCATAATAATCTTGTGTTTCAGGGGCATGATCTTGTGCAAATGAACTGTAGCTGACCTATTTAACATACTGGCAAAgtaataaacataacaaaaatgaGCTTACTCATGTCAGTTGCTCTCGGTTGTTGCTTCCTCAGTTTGCGCTCATTTGGGCATTACACAAAATATTCCTAAACACCATGATGATGCCTTGCTTTTGTTAAGTCTGCAGTTGATGCAGAGAAGTTGATGAGAAAATGGTTTAGCTACAGCATCTATCTGTCAGTCCATCTGTTGGGCTGTATAGAATGCCTTTAGTGTTCATGAAGCACTGCGTACACCACTGTGTCTTTGTCCCAGAAGGCTGTGCTACCACCTGAGAAAAGACTGCTGTCGTGCACTAGTGGCCATGTCTGTATAGCTCATGTAGTTCCTACTGGTATCACGGATGTTTTTAAATGGATCTGAAGGTTAAATTGAACATTGTGGCCTGCTTGCGATAAAGAGCATTTTGTGCTTCGAGTTAATCTTTCTCTTATGTCTTTCAGGTATCTGCCACTTTTGCGGCAAGTTTAGTAACTAGTCCTGCCATTGGCGCTTACCTGTCAGCCAATTATGGAGATAACCTAGTGGTACTTGTGGCCACAATCATCGCATTGTTAGACATTTGCTTCGTCCTCTTGGCGGTACCAGAGTCACTGCCTGAGAAGATGAGGCCAGTCTCATGGGGAGCACCTATCTCGTGGGAACAAGCAGACCCTTTTGCTGTAAGTGCGTTTGGAGGAACTTTTTTGTTGTCTAAGAAGTACATAAATGATATACGATACACGTCTTGGTTGTCTGAAGTATGCAATGACTAAACTGGCTTTGGAAATGGACAATAGGAAATAAGAAacacaaaactaaacattttttcaTGAATTAATAATCGCTCTGCATAGATTCTAGTTAAAAACAGTATAacaagtctgtgtgtgtgtgtgtggttttttgcTCTATTGTTTACAGActtctcattttttattttctagtcTTTGAAGAAAGTTGGGAAGGATTCCACAGTGTTGCTCATCTGCATCACAGTGTTTCTGTCTTATCTGCCAGAGGCAGGCCAGTACTCTAGCTTTTTCCTTTACTTGAGACAGGTAACTTCACAATTGCTAGCATTTCaagatacatattttatatagatGTTGGTTAGTGTTAGGAAAATGCCTTATTAGTTTGTTGTAACTTTCTTTGTTTCAGTGCAATCTTAATTCTTAAACAGCAGGACAgtaataatgtaaagtaaaaaaattatattcaacTTTTTAgtaaatggttacattttgaaGTTTGAGATCTCTTTGTGAACCACCTGTGTTTTTGGATCAGTTTGAAtttagtaaatacagtaataaattaaaaataattccaagTAAACATTTGAACCTGTTTTGAACAAGTAgagctgtgtttaaaataaatgaataaaaagttagtttttttaacagctgaaatattaatttcacagagttttttttttaggcattTCAGTAGAAAACTTTGCTTTCCATCAAAAGCATGAAAATTGCTGAgtcaagttgtttattttttgtaggtCATTGGTTTCTCGTCTGTGACCATAGCAGCCTTTATAGCTGTTGTGGGGATCCTTTCCATTATAGCTCAGGTATGTATAACAATATATGTTCTTTTGGAAATGTGTATACCTAACAGAAGACAGATTTTGTAATGAGTTTCAAATCGTGTGGGCTATATCAAGATACCGTCTTTACAGTTGATAAATACTGTTTTTCAATACGTAGTTTTAGTCTTAAATTGTATTAGTTGAATAGATATATAATTCAGGATTTGCAATTTTAGATGtttgtggtggtttttttttttttttttttttttaaaacattttggtgttatttttaaCCAACTTCAGTCTCGGCAAAATTCGCGCtttagcggtgagctgaggatacagataattgggcatactaaattggggtgaaaactggggaaaaaattggcaatgactaaattcaaaagaaaataatacataaataataattctcAAAGGTATTGTAATCTCTGATGTTGTTGTTTCCATGTCTTATTCCTACAGACTGTGTTTCTCAGGGTCCTAATGAGATCAATAGGTAACAAGAACACTGTACTACTTGGACTAGGTTTTCAGATGCTCCAGCTGGCCTGGTATGGGTTTGGATCTGAACCATGGTAAGTAAGTGGCTTTGCATGCTGTGAAGCTTTTCCTTTGTAGCAAATACAAACTTATCCTGTGCATAGGGctgtaaaagcaaaagcaaaatgtttggaatacattttaaaccaaagtTTGATCTTTGAAAAcatctgtatgtttttattaaccaCTTACAGTGCAGTCCGTTTGtaagaatcacatccatcccaggtgttttgtttcttataagtggaccgatatgattactgtggtgcagaatcaaacttagtatgagaatTGCTTGTTTCCTGGCTgaagtgtaatgggttgaccactagatgtcacgagttccgcatgtacagtgcctatagaaagactacaaccccttgaacttttttcaaattttgctgtcggtgcctcagagtttcctgcatttaaatgaggatttttttttccagttatctacacaccataatccacactgttaaggggaaaaaaggttttattgagaaaaaaattatatattacacaaaactgaaagataataattggataagtctccacccccctgagttaatacttggtggaagcacctttggcggcaatgacagctgtgagtctgttgggataggtctctaccaactttgcacacctagatttgtcaatatttgaccgttctttacaaaactgttcgaggtctgtcaagttccttggggatcgTATGGGAATGGATAGCAATCTcgaagtcatgccacaaattgtcgattggatttaggtcggggctctgactgggccactcaaggacatttaccgttttgttccttagccactccagtgtagctttggctgtgtgctttaggtcgttgtcatgctgaaaggtgaacttctgtcccagtttcagctttcttgcagagggcaacaggttttcctcaaggacttctctatacttaattccattcattttcccttctatcctgacaagtgccccagtccctgccgatgagaaacatcgccataacatgatgctgccaccaccatgcgtcacagtagggatggtgttctttgggtgctgcgctatgttgggtttgcgccaaacataacgctttgcatttagaccaaaaagttccatattagtttcgtcagaccacaaaactttttgccacatggctacagaatctcctgagtgtttttttgcattcttcaaatgggattcatggtgggcttttttgagtaatggcttccttcttgccaccctaccatacaggccagatttgtggagtccttgggatattgctgtcacatacATACTTTGTCCAGtcctggccataaaagcctgtagctcttgcaaagttgccattggcatcttggtagcctctcatcagtctccttcttgttcggtcatccagtttggagggacggctgatctaggcagggacttggtagtgccatacaccttccacttcttaataattgtcttgaccatgctccaagggatatgcaaggccttttgatatatcttttttatacccatccccttatctgtgcctttcaacaactttgtcccggagttcttttgaaagcgccttggtgctcatggttgagtctttgctttgaaatgcactacccactagagggaacctacaggaacttctgaatttatcctgaaatcaagtgaatcactacaatttttaacacaggtggaggttacttggtgtgttattttgaaggtgattggatacacctgagctaatttaggattgctattacaaggcggtggacacttatccaaccaagatatttcaatttttattttttattatttttctacaaatttctagaatttttttttttacttggaagttgttgggtaggatgtgtagataaatgaaaaaaaaataaaactataatgcattttaatttcaggctataaggcaacaaaaggtgaacattttgaaaggaggtgtagactttttataggcactgtatgcatGCCCACGAAAAATCCACATCATTACATCCattgcattacaattagcaaaagtgtgcatcagcagtttaaatacagtatacagatgtcactggtgctcaatcactgaggacaatacatcaaaacaagtcctcatgggtaaacagcttgttatatgatcatggTTATGACTCATGTTTACTCAAGActacagaatcctattttactacagtatacttgagacacaatcgtctcgtgagggtgcctagtttatcTGCCCTACtttgttacgtgtaatggcctttgaattaaaatgacttgcagtacagtattttactgtcaggactaccactgcatcaAAATCTTAAGGTTCACACAGCTACTCAGCAGCATTACCATGCAGATCAAGTTTTTTCACCAGCTGATCTGAGTAGTAGGATTTAAATAAAGTAACAGGAGTATTTCATTTTACGTGGTGAGACAATTTGTATACTGCTTATTAACAATGGACACACCTCTTTCAATACAGCctcaagtacacacacacacacacacacgtttcctGTATCTGAATGTTagtaattatatactgtacattaattacaaaaacCCTATAGCGCAATGACCTACTAAAGTAATGTAgtcagtgtttctagaatctacatttgttttcttagttTTCTTCCAAAGCCAGGTGGCATATAAAACATACTTCTGTTTTTACagtgtagtgtgttttttttttgtcacttttttgcATCATGCCCCAGGTTTATATCAGGAGGTGACCCGTTTCCAAGAGTGGTATATATTTTGCTGGTTATTTATCACAATATTAAATGACCCCACCCAATGCATTCTTTCATTAACCCACAGCATCTTTCTTACAGGATGATGTGGGCAGCTGGAGCAATAGCAGCGATGTCTAGTATTACATTCCCTGCAGTAAGTGCACTAGTTTCTCGAAGTGCAGAATCTGATCAGCAGGGTAAGGAAATCAGAAACTGTTGCAGTTAATTTTCCcttaaattcaaaatgaatttgaaacatttgtactGTCTAGTGGTGCAGTTCCAATACAGgagattaaaaaaagttttatatccAAAAATTCTGTTAAGAAATACCATAGTCAGGTTAGTGAAGAGTCTGGAACGCAACTGGTCTATGTATAATGACAAATACTAAATGTACAACACACATTGAAGCTCGGTCTTTTAGAAAGTTAAACATAGCATTGTTTCAGTCCATTCTTTATATGTCTGCTTGCAACGTGTTAACAGGATTAGGgcattttttaactgtttctatTAGTACATCTATAGTGCCATACAGTAGTACAAAAAGCCACAATGAAAGTGGAACTCATTGTTAATGTAATCTCCTGAACTATCCATAACTTGGCAATTGAAACAACCACTTAGACTATTTGTTTCAGTGTGGCCTTGTATGGAGCTTATTCTGATTTAGTTTGTAACATGCCATTCTTTTTCCAAAGGTGTTTCTATATAGTGTGGTGGCAAGTCCTTCAGGACAGAGCCCTTGTTCAgcttttgcattttaaacatgacaGGTTGTGTTTGATAAATGTATAGCAGTGATTTGCAATGGTCATTGCACCATCTAGTGGTAGAAAACATACTTTGCTAGCATTTGACAAAGTGAATAACTGTTCTGGTTTAGTACAGCATGTGGTTAAGTATTTGCTTTATTTCCTTCCAGGTGTTGTCCAAGGAATGATAACAGGAATTAGAGGCTTGTGCAATGGCCTTGGACCAGCCCTCTATGGCTTCATATTCTTTTTGTTTCATGTGGAGCTGAATGAGTTGGACCCAGTCCCGCAGACAGATAAAACTACTGCAATGCAGCATCCAATAATGGAGGTATGtgacacacacatttcatttttgaatCTCTTTGCTCTTAAGTCGCTTTCCAAAGGTATTTGGTATTAATAACAAAGGTATGGAAAAGCAGAGATTGTGTGCGTTCTAGGTCTTGTTTTTTGTGGATGGACCTCCTTGCAGCAGCATCTAAGACACTTTTGGGTTCTCAATACTCTTTCGTGGATGTTTAAGcatgttaacaaaacaaatctacCAGGCTGCTGTATTAACTGCACTTCTATGTGGCTGTGAGACCTGGACCCGAGCTCAAGGATTTCAACATGAGGCACGTAAGAAAAATCCTCTGCACTAAATGGCAGGAGAAAATCACCAATACCAAAGTCTTACAGTGAGGTCAAACTATTAGTTTAGAAGCACAATTTATCGAGGCTCAACTTAAATAAACAGGTCAAGTGCTCTCTGGATGACACAAGGCTGCTGAAATTTATCCTTTTATGGAGAGCTAAAGTTGAGTAAATTCTCTGTGGACGGACAGAAGACTCATTAAGGGGGTAATGGCTTGACAGATCGCTATGGCGATGTTAATGACAACGTTTCACAGCTGAAGAGAACAGAAAAGCCCTGTATGTGGATGTGTATGTGCAGCATGCATCAGACTCctcatctccacacaca
Coding sequences within it:
- the mfsd14bb gene encoding hippocampus abundant transcript 1 protein isoform X1, whose amino-acid sequence is MNKEKNKKQTDRIMLVKKIIMKDGTTLPVSVPPPSAPQERQQQGIGHATVTHAVVVIFLEFFAWGLLTTPMLTVLHETFPQHTFLMNGLIQGVKGFLSFMSAPLIGALSDVWGRKSFLLVTVFFTCAPIPLMRISPWWYFAMISVSGIFSVTFSVIFAYVADITEEHERSTAYGLVSATFAASLVTSPAIGAYLSANYGDNLVVLVATIIALLDICFVLLAVPESLPEKMRPVSWGAPISWEQADPFASLKKVGKDSTVLLICITVFLSYLPEAGQYSSFFLYLRQVIGFSSVTIAAFIAVVGILSIIAQTVFLRVLMRSIGNKNTVLLGLGFQMLQLAWYGFGSEPWMMWAAGAIAAMSSITFPAVSALVSRSAESDQQGVVQGMITGIRGLCNGLGPALYGFIFFLFHVELNELDPVPQTDKTTAMQHPIMESSIIPGPPFLFGACAVLLAFLVALFIPEHNSLDVKTCNTKKHSNSIGSTQSMNPLPGSDEDIEPLLQDSNV
- the mfsd14bb gene encoding hippocampus abundant transcript 1 protein isoform X2; the protein is MNKEKNKKQTDRIMLVKKIIMKDGTTQQGIGHATVTHAVVVIFLEFFAWGLLTTPMLTVLHETFPQHTFLMNGLIQGVKGFLSFMSAPLIGALSDVWGRKSFLLVTVFFTCAPIPLMRISPWWYFAMISVSGIFSVTFSVIFAYVADITEEHERSTAYGLVSATFAASLVTSPAIGAYLSANYGDNLVVLVATIIALLDICFVLLAVPESLPEKMRPVSWGAPISWEQADPFASLKKVGKDSTVLLICITVFLSYLPEAGQYSSFFLYLRQVIGFSSVTIAAFIAVVGILSIIAQTVFLRVLMRSIGNKNTVLLGLGFQMLQLAWYGFGSEPWMMWAAGAIAAMSSITFPAVSALVSRSAESDQQGVVQGMITGIRGLCNGLGPALYGFIFFLFHVELNELDPVPQTDKTTAMQHPIMESSIIPGPPFLFGACAVLLAFLVALFIPEHNSLDVKTCNTKKHSNSIGSTQSMNPLPGSDEDIEPLLQDSNV
- the mfsd14bb gene encoding hippocampus abundant transcript-like protein 1 isoform X3, producing MNKEKNKKQTDRIMLVKKIIMKDGTTVLHETFPQHTFLMNGLIQGVKGFLSFMSAPLIGALSDVWGRKSFLLVTVFFTCAPIPLMRISPWWYFAMISVSGIFSVTFSVIFAYVADITEEHERSTAYGLVSATFAASLVTSPAIGAYLSANYGDNLVVLVATIIALLDICFVLLAVPESLPEKMRPVSWGAPISWEQADPFASLKKVGKDSTVLLICITVFLSYLPEAGQYSSFFLYLRQVIGFSSVTIAAFIAVVGILSIIAQTVFLRVLMRSIGNKNTVLLGLGFQMLQLAWYGFGSEPWMMWAAGAIAAMSSITFPAVSALVSRSAESDQQGVVQGMITGIRGLCNGLGPALYGFIFFLFHVELNELDPVPQTDKTTAMQHPIMESSIIPGPPFLFGACAVLLAFLVALFIPEHNSLDVKTCNTKKHSNSIGSTQSMNPLPGSDEDIEPLLQDSNV
- the mfsd14bb gene encoding hippocampus abundant transcript-like protein 1 isoform X4, which translates into the protein MNKEKNKKQTDRIMLVKKIIMKDGTTGFLSFMSAPLIGALSDVWGRKSFLLVTVFFTCAPIPLMRISPWWYFAMISVSGIFSVTFSVIFAYVADITEEHERSTAYGLVSATFAASLVTSPAIGAYLSANYGDNLVVLVATIIALLDICFVLLAVPESLPEKMRPVSWGAPISWEQADPFASLKKVGKDSTVLLICITVFLSYLPEAGQYSSFFLYLRQVIGFSSVTIAAFIAVVGILSIIAQTVFLRVLMRSIGNKNTVLLGLGFQMLQLAWYGFGSEPWMMWAAGAIAAMSSITFPAVSALVSRSAESDQQGVVQGMITGIRGLCNGLGPALYGFIFFLFHVELNELDPVPQTDKTTAMQHPIMESSIIPGPPFLFGACAVLLAFLVALFIPEHNSLDVKTCNTKKHSNSIGSTQSMNPLPGSDEDIEPLLQDSNV